From one Phytohabitans houttuyneae genomic stretch:
- a CDS encoding SRPBCC domain-containing protein produces MDIDLEHPAERIWRALTEEKLLSQWLELPGFAPVGEAEVTGVEGQRRLAMLWGNDEVSTRLVWELASTPDGATLTLRQSCVYGEWEDGEREEVRAAYDSVLHERLPAILDWLAFQEVDLNAPMPGSPAEPATQVIPFVAPVDRRRGRGRLLMALSTAALVFVAIVAVAALTGAATRSPPPHPRRVDRSPRWAPPRRPAWPASAPGHPHPASPRARPPARPRPARRPPPQPGRAPRHPPGRPCSARTTRRRSSACWAMRVRSPSVTPARLPRRAGP; encoded by the coding sequence ATGGATATCGATCTCGAGCACCCCGCCGAGCGGATCTGGCGAGCGCTGACCGAGGAGAAGCTGCTCTCCCAGTGGCTTGAGCTGCCGGGCTTCGCGCCGGTGGGCGAGGCCGAGGTCACCGGTGTCGAAGGGCAGCGACGGCTGGCGATGCTCTGGGGCAACGACGAGGTCAGCACGCGCCTTGTCTGGGAGCTGGCCTCGACCCCGGACGGCGCGACGCTGACCCTCCGCCAGTCCTGCGTCTACGGCGAGTGGGAGGACGGGGAGCGCGAGGAGGTGCGCGCGGCGTACGACAGCGTGCTGCACGAGCGCCTCCCGGCGATCCTGGACTGGCTGGCGTTCCAGGAGGTCGACCTCAACGCGCCGATGCCGGGCAGCCCGGCCGAGCCGGCGACCCAGGTGATCCCGTTCGTGGCGCCGGTCGACCGCCGCAGGGGCCGCGGCCGCTTGTTGATGGCGCTCTCCACTGCCGCGCTCGTGTTCGTGGCCATCGTGGCCGTCGCGGCGCTGACCGGGGCGGCGACGAGGAGCCCGCCGCCTCACCCCAGACGGGTGGACCGGAGCCCGCGGTGGGCACCACCGCGCCGGCCGGCGTGGCCGGCCTCGGCACCGGGGCACCCTCACCCAGCCAGTCCGCGAGCCCGTCCGCCAGCCCGACCCCGTCCCGCGCGCCGACCACCGCCCCAACCAGGGAGAGCACCACGGCACCCGCCGGGCAGGCCGTGCTCGGCGCGGACTACGAGACGTCGCAGCAGCGCCTGCTGGGCTATGAGGGTACGGTCACCGTCAGTAACACCGGCAAGGCTGCCGCGTCGAGCTGGACCGTGA
- the smpB gene encoding SsrA-binding protein SmpB: MPREKGRKVVASNRKARHDYAILDTYEAGMALTGTEVKSLRAGRASLVDAFAQEKGGELYLYGMHIPEYVQGTWTNHEPRRTRKLLLKRLEIDRLIGKLREGGLTLVPLSVYFSDGWAKVEMGLAKGKKAYDKRQDLAKRDADREINRAMGRRGKGME; this comes from the coding sequence GTGCCGAGGGAAAAGGGTCGTAAGGTCGTCGCGTCGAATCGTAAGGCGCGGCATGACTACGCCATCCTCGACACCTATGAGGCCGGCATGGCGCTCACCGGCACCGAGGTCAAGTCGCTCCGGGCCGGGCGGGCGTCCCTCGTGGACGCGTTCGCGCAGGAAAAGGGCGGCGAGCTTTACCTCTACGGCATGCACATCCCGGAGTACGTGCAGGGCACCTGGACCAACCACGAGCCCCGCCGCACCCGGAAGCTGCTGCTCAAGCGCCTCGAGATCGACCGGCTGATCGGCAAGCTGCGGGAGGGCGGGCTGACGCTCGTGCCCCTTTCGGTGTATTTCTCGGACGGCTGGGCCAAGGTCGAGATGGGACTGGCCAAGGGCAAGAAGGCGTATGACAAGCGCCAGGACCTCGCCAAGCGCGACGCCGATCGGGAAATCAACCGCGCGATGGGCCGCCGCGGGAAGGGCATGGAGTAG
- a CDS encoding DUF402 domain-containing protein, whose protein sequence is MELFAPGMVIDRREVLHGRTWLVTPVRVVWDSEDILVTYLAEGTPLLFPDHPFGPHPWHGRDRWTGTGVLQVHREGDAYAVWTFYKDGERTGSYINFEAPIRRWEQGFDTVDQGVDIWIPAGGTGWQWKDRADVTTLVQVGRLTQDEADAVWAQTEEVAAALDRDERWWSPWDGWTPDPTWQAPDGQASRARLSTPA, encoded by the coding sequence ATGGAGCTCTTCGCACCTGGCATGGTGATCGACCGGCGAGAGGTGCTGCACGGGCGTACGTGGCTGGTCACCCCGGTCCGCGTCGTCTGGGACAGCGAGGACATCCTCGTCACCTACCTCGCGGAAGGCACGCCGCTGCTCTTCCCGGACCACCCTTTCGGACCGCATCCGTGGCACGGGCGGGACCGGTGGACCGGCACGGGCGTCCTTCAGGTACACCGCGAGGGTGACGCGTACGCCGTCTGGACCTTCTACAAGGACGGCGAGCGCACCGGCTCGTACATCAACTTCGAGGCACCCATCCGCCGGTGGGAGCAGGGCTTCGACACCGTCGACCAGGGCGTGGACATCTGGATACCCGCCGGCGGCACCGGGTGGCAGTGGAAGGACCGCGCCGACGTGACCACCCTGGTACAGGTGGGCCGTCTCACCCAGGACGAGGCCGACGCCGTGTGGGCGCAGACCGAGGAGGTGGCCGCGGCGCTGGATCGCGACGAGCGCTGGTGGAGCCCCTGGGACGGCTGGACGCCGGACCCGACCTGGCAGGCACCGGACGGCCAGGCCTCCCGCGCCCGCCTCTCCACCCCGGCGTAG
- a CDS encoding SRPBCC family protein, whose protein sequence is MTEIRIDFDFGHPPALVWRALTERRQLARWLMPGDLTPIQGSQFQLLPDALPGFDGPISGQVLEVSAERRLVMRWKGEQLHARVTWELKPTAEGCLLMMSQSGFLGVQGSTRRQALVSTYDRLFGERLPAVLDELGGKDAVVPRAPRSPSPLPPRPDRRRQILAVAAAAILIGLVAALLANLPSESSVPAEAGAAVTSGEPAAFASATVASSTAVEATQRPPSASPSTTASATAPPPCARWRRARPRAPSGPRRPPRRRPRWPPATRRCRAAP, encoded by the coding sequence GTGACCGAAATCCGGATCGACTTCGACTTCGGCCATCCACCCGCGCTCGTGTGGCGGGCGCTCACCGAGCGCCGGCAGCTCGCCCGCTGGCTCATGCCCGGTGACCTCACGCCGATACAGGGCAGCCAGTTTCAGCTCCTTCCGGACGCGCTGCCCGGCTTCGACGGTCCGATCTCCGGCCAGGTGCTGGAGGTCTCCGCCGAGCGGCGGCTGGTGATGCGGTGGAAGGGCGAGCAGCTGCACGCCCGGGTCACCTGGGAGCTCAAGCCCACGGCCGAGGGCTGCCTGCTGATGATGAGCCAGTCCGGCTTTCTCGGCGTGCAGGGCAGCACGCGGCGGCAGGCGCTGGTGTCCACGTACGACAGGCTGTTCGGCGAGCGGCTTCCGGCGGTACTCGATGAGCTCGGTGGAAAGGACGCGGTCGTGCCGCGGGCGCCGCGATCGCCTTCGCCGCTCCCGCCGCGGCCCGACCGCCGCCGGCAGATCCTCGCGGTCGCGGCCGCCGCGATCCTGATCGGGCTGGTCGCCGCACTGCTGGCCAACCTGCCCTCGGAGAGCAGCGTGCCCGCCGAGGCCGGGGCGGCGGTGACGAGCGGCGAGCCGGCGGCGTTCGCTTCGGCCACGGTTGCCTCCTCCACCGCCGTCGAGGCCACCCAGCGCCCGCCGAGCGCCTCGCCGTCCACGACGGCCAGCGCGACCGCTCCGCCCCCGTGCGCACGGTGGCGCCGAGCACGTCCGCGCGCACCGAGCGGGCCACGACGGCCGCCCCGCCGCCGGCCGCGCTGGCCGCCAGCTACGAGACGGTGTCGAGCGGCACCCTGA
- a CDS encoding cellulose binding domain-containing protein produces the protein MLGADYETSQQRLLGYEGTVTVSNTGKAAASSWTVKITLRDGARVTDAEGATFQQDDRTVLFSGGSLGASDTARFTFQVSGALEAGPAACEVGGKPCS, from the coding sequence GTGCTCGGCGCGGACTACGAGACGTCGCAGCAGCGCCTGCTGGGCTATGAGGGTACGGTCACCGTCAGTAACACCGGCAAGGCTGCCGCGTCGAGCTGGACCGTGAAGATCACCTTGCGTGACGGTGCTCGCGTGACGGACGCCGAAGGGGCAACCTTCCAGCAGGATGACCGGACGGTGCTCTTCAGCGGCGGTTCGCTGGGCGCTTCGGACACCGCACGGTTCACCTTCCAGGTCAGCGGCGCCCTGGAGGCCGGTCCGGCAGCGTGCGAGGTGGGCGGCAAGCCCTGCTCGTAG